AGAAGCAGATACAGAGCCTCAGTAAAGACAAGTTTTTCTAACCAAGCCTACACAACAACTTCAACTATACAACGGTTATACTAACAAGGGGGGGGAAGAAGTATCTTTCCCTAGTCATTACCCACATTCTCAACAGGACTAGCTTTACATAAGAAAGAATATCAGTCCATTTACCAAGATGCATTGTCCCATTTCTCGCTCTTGTTTTAGGTCAACTGGAagcttcttttttcagtttttctaaaatCTCATCTGGTGTCACCGATACCAAAATCTTCACCACTTTTTCACGTGATTTACCACCCTGATTTAGATacacatacaagaaaaaaaaacatctttcAGCGAATCACCACCATATacacattcaaaaaaaaattctcagttttaaaaataactttaaaaataattcttaaactGTGGGTATGCAGAATTAACAGCAGAAAAGACAGGTCATCAATGCCCTTTCGAGATAtttgaaaggaggaaaacaaCGTCTTATCTACTCTCTTTCTAAAACTGGATACAGCTCCCAGAGCATGCCCTGAATTGATGCTCTTTTTATAGGCTAGAATGAAAAGCAAGGAGTGGTAAATTTTCATAATTCACTTGTATCATCTAGAAGCAAGACTCCAAGTAATTtgcaggtttgtttttaaaaagcaggtgTGTACCTATAGATTTATAGTTGATAACTGTGTACTTTCAGATCTTTCTTCAAAAGTTGTCTCCCACAGGGTATTAGTCTTAAACTGAGTTCTCAGATTGATAATATCAACCAAATTAAAAGCAATCACACTGTATATAACCTATAAGATATTCAGATTCATACAGCATGAAATATTATTGACCTGTTTttgtattactgaaaaaaaaggctattttacATAGGAACTGGCACATCTGCAACCTCATTTCACACTGCCTGAAGACACAACTTTGCTAGTATTCAGTAAACCATGAGAAACAAGTTGCTTGCTGATCTGCAGCCTGGCAAAAACTTTGAAATGCCCACAAGGGacattctgaaggaaaaaaaaaaaaaaaaaaaagtcctttactataaaaaaaatagcatgaaatttaaaatttgaagCAGTCTAGCCAGCTGATGATGAAAATCAAGGCCCTTGCATAAAAATCCAGTAATCTCAGTTTTATATTGGATCATTTCCCACCAGTTTCCTGATTTGGATTGGTTTTGTTGATGTTAGCACTTATCATAGAGCAAGTAGCACCTAAGAGAGCAACCAGTACCAGAAATCACTTGCTGTTTACACCTAGTAGATCAGGATGGAAAAATCCAACCCACAGGTAAAATACAGACTTCACCACAATGCTGCACTGAGAACAAACAGCAGCTTGTGAAAAAGAAACACTAGCATGTAATTATTTGGACACCACAGGTTAGAACAACTGAGTCAAGGTCAGACAACACTGGCCCCTTTTATATTCAACTCTGCTTAGCACTTCTAAGAACAATTTAGTCAAACCTGAACATCCCTTTAAGGTAGAAAAACAATGTTATCTGTAAAATGTTGATAAACAAATGAGATAGTTTGCCCATGATTCAGTAAAAACAGTGCACAATTTCGGCAACACAGTGCACAATTCATTGATCACATCACCATTTACCACTGTCCTTTAACAGGCTTCGACTGCTACATGAAACcaacaggcaaaaataaaaagcacaatttTGCATTGTGCTCTTATATTCATAAACTATAAATGAACATGGCTGGAAAGACTGACTTTAAGTAGAATGAAttaatgaaacaaattatttattcagtGCAATGAATAAAACAGAGAGTTTCCACTTGCCAAAGTCAAGACATGTAAATTCTAATACAAAGAAACTCTTGAGGTCCAGCTATAATTCGAGTGCTTATATATGCTCTTGCTTATGTGTGACAGCTGTCAGAAACTTTTCACTCAAATACAGAAGATACTTcaaaaaacagaaatgaaaagttattaataaaatgCAGATTCTCTGCAAAGCACAAATTTTGTGAACTGCACTGGATACAAAAACAGGAGAATCTTTGAAGAACACAAAATAGGAACCACACAAATTTTGGATTAATACATCACGATGATAACTATTCTGATTAAAGATCCCAAGATCAGCTGTGGTTCTTCTTACACTTGGTTTGTTCTCAATGAATTATTTCATTAACCCAACTAAACACTTTTAAAGTGTCTTTTGGACTGAACTTGTAGAGTAGTTCCCTGTACTCAAGGAATAAGTTTCAAAATTGCAGTAGaacaagactgaaaagaaaacaaacaaaaaaaaaggaagtaccTTCTCTAAAATAACTTCACTCTTCTTCACTTCTAGCACCTTAGAGAGGTAGCGACACAGCTCTGCATTCGCCTCCCCTTCTGATGGAGGGGCAGCAATAGCTACACCTACTGCCTCAGCTGTCACATCTGcaacaaatatttattaattttatgctCAAAATATTCAAAACATCCAGTTACTGTCTCCTAAAAGTGAATGTTTACGTTTCCAGAAGCATTTTAATGTAAAACCAAACAGACTTACAGTAGGTAATGACATTTTTACACTTCACAAATCCCCTTAGGTTAAAACTGTTAGCCAGTACAAAGATAATCTTCTGATAGAAAGAACAGCCAGACCTTGAGGGTGCAGCCATGAATTATCAGTTTTTACACAACTGGGGCACAGTTCTAAGCCCCTCTCTATATTGCCCATTCTGATGCAGGCGTAATCCAGTTTGGCATCGTGGTGGGTAATACAAATCAGGTTACCTCACCAAAAAAAACATGATAAATAAGTTTGTCCAGAGAGCTATGCCATCATCAACAATTTCCTCGTGTTGCCAGTTGAGCCTGGATACCCTACTACAGTCCACATCATGAGCCTCATACACACACGCCTGTATAAAAAGCACTTTTGATTTGTAGATAAGCAAGCCCAGATCTGCAGAGGGAGAACACATTTTATTAGATCAAACTTCTGCAGCTCAACTACAGCCGCACAACCTCTCTGGATGCAAACAGCACGCACAAAGTGACCCACGTCAAACTGAAGGGCTGCTCAAAGGGGTTTGCCGTTActcctttcaaaaaaaacccaacaacaaaaataaaaacatgcagaGGGATTTACATCGTGCTCATTGCACCACCTAGCGGAACCTGCGGGGGAACGGGAAAGAGCTGCTACCGGCTTTCTGTAAATGACTACTTTCTTCCGTTTTcggaatatttatttttccaactcAGTGGCTAGGGAGACGCTCGTCAGAAAGGCCCGTGAGCACAGCAGCCTCCCCGGTGCGGGCGGTTATTCCCCGAGCGGCGGCGCCTCGCGTCCCGCCTCCGAAGCG
This sequence is a window from Athene noctua chromosome 13, bAthNoc1.hap1.1, whole genome shotgun sequence. Protein-coding genes within it:
- the C13H15orf40 gene encoding UPF0235 protein C15orf40 homolog translates to MPGLARFRRPLAAAARGGGAMPRKGKGAGKGPAETGAAAAGPVVAAADGCVRVAVRAKPGSRCSAVTDVTAEAVGVAIAAPPSEGEANAELCRYLSKVLEVKKSEVILEKGGKSREKVVKILVSVTPDEILEKLKKEASS